One Nicotiana tomentosiformis chromosome 1, ASM39032v3, whole genome shotgun sequence genomic window, CAATGGTGTCAAACAATCAGCAAAAGATATTTTTAAATCCAAGTTTTGCTGTCTTTCCTCTAAAGAATGTACTTTAACTAGTGGTATTATTCTAATTAAATGAATCTTGGACATATTAATTGAATGGGCTAGAAGCCATGCATACGCGCATGAAGACAATCGACCACTAATTACTTGTCAATTAGGCCGTTTTTAATagtttaaacttttaaataaaaTTATCAGTAACATGGTAAATGAATTtaactcaaaaagaaaaactgaCATTATACACAATGCAATGAGAATTTGCTGACCTCAAAATTAAATTGTCAAATATTTCCTAATTCTACATAGATATTAGCAATATACTCTTATATAGTCTTACATCAAGCTAATAAAGCCTCTTCATGAATCCTACCTAAAATCTGATTTACAACAGCTGCTATGTCTTCCACTGAACTCAACTTGCAGTCTTCTTCTACCTGCACATTCAACACCATATATAATCATTAGTACATGAAATTCCAGTATTCCTTTTAGCTTTAAGTTTCTAATTAACTCATATGTAATTAATTAATCTCCTCTATATATAGTCTCACCTTCAAACTGAGAGAACAGAGGACAAACTGATCAACTTTTGAAACATTGAGATGAAGAACACTTAGCATAAGGCTTTCAAGACCAGAAATTATTCTAGGAAGCAATCTTGGCCTCCTTTTTGACCTTATTTTCAGATTTGCATGATTTTCCACCATTGTCACCTCTATATCAGCGGTTGCTGCTAGCTGCTGGTTCCTATAATATTCATTCCCAGAACCTCCATTTTCACTAGTAGCAGCAGTCATAGTTGTGGAGTACTGTGGAATGCTGAAGAACTCAGAAAATGGAGAAGTTTCACCCATGACATTTTGTAATTTTTCATCATTCGAATGCTTCTGACCACTGAGGAATTGCAGCTGTTGCTCTAGCTCTTTCACATAGTTGATTGCACCACTAACAATTGATGCTTGATCACCCTTAATTATGTAACAAGAAAATCAATAATTTAGCGTCAAAATACTCAAGActcaattaaataaataaatgtaTAATCTCTTGATAGCACGGGCGAAAATATATTTGACCAACCTTTGTCTAAAAATTAACTGTGTATATAAAGAAAATATTAGATTTTAgatgtatataacatatattaaACATCTTTTTTGTCCGAAGAATATTTTTTGATTCTTTGAATACTCAGAGAAAATTCCTAATTTCGCTCCTACTTGTCAGCTTAATCTTTTTGATAAGGGGGCACACAATTTAATAATGTATCAAAGTAGACAGAGGTGGTGTGTTTAAATCTCACCACCaactattataaaaaaaattaccatATCTTAAGCTTTTAGATATAATTCAACACAAAATATTactaataaaataaacaaaaataagaagaagaatcTGACCCTTTGGACATAAGATTGAGGCATAAGAGTTCGGAGGACAGAGAGGTACTCATTCATCTGTTTTCGACGATTTCTTTCGACGGCAATGTGGGTCATTCTTTGACTCTCAACCTCTTCTTGATTCTTCTTGCTTCTTGTTCTTCTCCTTCTTGGTCTAGTTGTACTAGACATTTCAACTGGAGACTCCAATTGTAGCAGCTGATCTGGGATTGTAAAATTATGGTCTAAAACATAAGTGGAAGAATTCTGACCCCATTGATTAAAATCATTCTGTGAATCCACCAATAATGGAGGTGGTAAGTTCCAATTTGAGTAGTCCTCATACTCTTGTGCTTCTCCTACATTTTGATTATTCTCAAGATATTCAAAAGCCTCATTGTTGTGATAATCAAAACCAGAACCAGAGCCAGAGCCACCGTCCCAGTTTGCAGTTCCGAGCAAGGCGTAAAGATATTGTTGTTGCTGTGTTACAGCTTCTAGCGCCATTGTTAAACAATGAACtcagtttttgagttttgaaagagACCAAAAGTTAACAGAGTATCCGACAGAAATGTTACAAAATGGGTTTTGGTTCTTTTCGGGTGAATTATTTCACCTTTTAAAGACGTTCGAGTGTATATAGACCACACATGCACAGCACAGAATATTGCACGTGAAATTCTTTTGAACATATTCACAtttataaccaaaaaaaaaaaaagaaaaataaatttcatcaTTTTACCTTCTTTTGTTTTCTTCCCCTGATGTATGAGATATATACCAATAGTTCCTGCGTCGAGCTATTGATAAATATATCTATTTGGATAAGGATACAAGACTGAGTAGACGAGTATTAGCTATTGAATGGTAGGACTTGTTCACATGGGAACTAAAAGTTCTACTACATTTTGAGATTTGGGTATAATTTATTTAAATGTATGCAAACATTAACGTCCTTAATAATTCCCACACATCTTTATTCTTCATCCAAAATTAAAACTTTCAATTTTACTTATTAGGAGTTAGCTTTCCAATTTCATTTCCAATGTAAAACTCTAAATATGTTGTCATTTAATTAGGGGTTAACTACACAtgatccttcaatttcaaattaaTGCATAAAgtaattacattatttatttaACGAATAAGTCACTTTTTGTAAACAAAAAAGTCACTAATTAAATTATGCCTAAGTGTCATAGGAGGTCATTAAACTATTTGAGTGATTATTGGTTACAAAGTATACACGTTGAGGCTTCGATGATCTAGTAATTTCACATGATACTTAAGCAAAGTTGAGTGACTTTTATTACAAAAATAATTTAGTGACTTTTTGTGATACATAAGCAACTCTAATAATCTTTTTGTTACAAACAATAATTTAGTGAATTTggtgcaaaaaaataaaaattgagggACTATCCGATAAATTAACcttatttaattaagatggcaaCAACTTTTGAAATAACTCATCCAACGTGGGATTTTTGGAGTCTCCTTATATTTTCACTTCGATATTACAATTTGTACAACAAATTTACAGTTTAGTTTCTAATATTCTAAATACTCATTGTTCCAAAATTTTAATTTGACATTTTTCGAAATAAAGTTATTTTCACTTCAAATAAGTGATTTCAAGATAACTGAGGAGTAACTAACATGCTTGTTATATCTCAGAAAATCATTCTATGCTTACCCAAAAATCAAACAATTACTCCCCTTTGGCAAAGTGTTAATTTCACACCCCAAGCCagcttctttttgtttttctatattcttcttcatttttctgTTAAATTTTTAACATCTATTAATGACATGCCattgatttttcttttctttttattattttaaataaataactaCTAAACAGCCTAAGCAATAGCTCACGTCAACTGCAAGCACTTTTTTGACTATTGAAACACTCTTTTTCACATTTCACATGAGGCTTACTTCAGCTTTTAATCATCAATGGGGAAGTACGTACTCGCGCCAGTAAGATTCCAAGTACATAGAAAGCTTTCTGCTTTTGTTAATTATGGCACACATTTAGCTTATGATTTCGTATTTGAACACATTAATAATTCAGGTTAATTAGTATTTTCTGCAAAATTGAAAACACGTTCTTTGTTATTGTCACGATCCTTGTTCAACTGCAAAGGTATTATCTGTTGGGTTTTaaagcttaaatgtagcttaaaagagggtgaatgaaaaatagagaaaaattaaaaatatttgagtttccctcgtTGACAAAGGttccatattggaagtggaaaatattttgatgggtatatatacaattgcacttcttctagctcttaaagagttaagaagaaggcaagcctcgcgccgccgTCATCGCTCGCTAGGCTTCGgcttgattgattaattttttggatcaaatttatttgttaatagtaaatattaacagaaatattattaaatataaacgaaaaattaatattaaatccaacgGAATAGTATATGCCCTTTATTTTTTGTAAAAGCCATCTAATTTATGGCCGTTTTGTTTTACACAAACAGCCCTTCTGAAGAGTTGCACATCTTCattaaggaagatgttcctgttcTGCCCGTCGAAACTCCAgaaaatgaacgctttctcgtgactgagtcgtggaagcattctgattttctatgcaagaattacattcttagCGAACTAGAGGACGATTTGTATCACGTCTATAGAAATATGGAGACGTCAAAACAATTGTGGATAACGCTTGAAAGGAAATACAAAACGAAAGATGCCGGGTTAAAGAAACTCGTTGCCGCTAAATTTTTGGACTATAAAATGGTAGATAACAAGTCtattattacccaagtccaggaattgcgagtgattattcacgatctccttgctgaagatataagtcaaattaatactaatgttgaaagtattaattatattatttctaCTAACAGAATTTTCATTGAAGGTCTTGttatcaatgaagcattccaagttgcagcaatgattgagaagttgcctcatttgtggaaggacttcaaaactACTTGAAACACAAACGCAAGgagatgtcccttgaagatctcattgttcggttgagaatcgaagaggacaacaaagctgctgaaaagaaaggccgtggaaactcaacaataatgggagcaaacatAGTTGAGGatagaaagaggaagaaggcttatgGACCAAAaagcaacccaagcaagaagcggttcaacgAAAATTGCTATAACTGTGAAAAATCTAGACATAGATCTACGGATtgtcgtgctccaaagaaagacaagaagaagggtcaagcaaacatggttgacAAGCACGAAGATGTCgatgacttgtgtgctatgctttctgaatgcaacctggtgggaaatcctaaggaGTGGTTGATTaattctggagccactcgccatgtttgtgctatTAGAGAAGCATTTGCTACATATGCTCTTGTTGGACCCGAAGAGACGCTTTCTATGGGAAATTCTACAACGACCAAAATTTAAGGATGTGGGAAGATATttatgaaaatgacttctggtaaGGTGGTGAATTTGAACAACGTCCTTCATATTCCTGAGATTAGAAAGAACTTAGtttctactggacttcttgttaagaacgggtttaagtgtatttttgtatccgataaggttgtaataagtaagaatgagatgtttgtaggaaaaggttacctcattGAGGGCCTTTTCAAgatgaatgtaatggttgttgagaataataataaaatttcagcttcttcttacttacttaagtcaaatgaattatggcatatacgtttgggtcatgtcaattataaaaccttgtgGAAACTtattaatttggaagtattgcctatatttgaatgcgacaaatcaaaatgtcaaatatgtgtggaatctaagtatgttaaacatccttataagtcagttgaaagtaattcaaatcctttagacttcaTTCACATAGATATTTGcaacatgaagtcaataccatctcgcggtggaaagaagtatttcataacgtttattgacgacagtactcgatattgctatgtttacttacttaatagtaaagataaagcaatagacgcattcaggcaatacaaaaatgaagttgaaacgcaacttaacaagaaaatcaaaatgataagaagtgataggggtggtgaatatgaatctccttttgaataaatatgtttagaatatggaataattcatcaaacaacggccccttacacgccccaatcctaTGGGATTGCGGAAAGGAAGAATCgttcattaaaggagatgataaACGCATTGTTGAAGCCGTTCTTACGGCTAACCGGATACTAAatcgagtaccccatagcaaaacacaattcattccatatgaaaaatgaaaaggaaggaagcccaacttgaattattttaaagtgtgggggcatttggcaaaagtgcaagttgctaaacccaaaagagtaaaataggaccgaaaaccgttgattgtgttttcataggatatgtgACCAATAgaaaagcatatcgatttctggttcataaataaGAAAATTCCgatattcataataatacggttatagaatcagataatgctaagctctttgaaaatatatacccgtataaaaaggaatgtgagtcgattgTTTGAAGGATCTGAACGACCTCGGGAATAAATAAGAGAAAGTACatttaatcaggaggatccaagacgtagtaaacatcAAAGaatgtctacttcatttggaccagattttgtgactttcttattggaaaatgagcctcgaatatttaaagaagctatgtcttcttcggaatcattattttggaaagaggcagtcaatagtgaaatagaatccatattgaacaaccatacttgggaattggttgatcttcctcctgaaaataaacctttgggttctaaatagatttttaagaggaaaatgaaagataatggcactattgataaatataaggcaagacttatagtcaaagggtatagacagcgagaaggtcttgattattttgatacatactctccagttacaagaattacgtccatatgAATGTTAGTAACATTAGCTGCTgtttatggtcttgaaattcatcaaatggatattaagacggccttcttaaatggagatttggaggaagaaatctacatggaacaacctaaagggtttgtggttccaagtaaagaaaagaaagtatgtagacttgttaagtccctttacggactaaaacaagcacccaaacaatggcatgcgaaatttgaccaaacaatgttgtcaaatgattttaagataaatgaatgtgataaatgtgtgtacattaaaaatattccaaatcacatagtcattatttgcttatatgtggatgatatgctaaTAATGAGTAATGATATTTCCAACATAAATGCGactaagcgtatgctaactagcaagtttgatataaaggacttgggagttgctgatttaattctagggattaagatcaataagacccCTCAAgatctggcattgtcacaatctctttatattaagacagtacttggaaAATTCAAGCACGTAgggtttaaagttgcaaagactccaattgacgtgaattttgcattagcaaagaacaaaggccaaagcatatcacaattggattatgctcgtgggTTGGTATGCTTTATGTATATCAAGAATTGTACACGatcagatatagcttgtgctataagtaaattgagtcaatacacgagcaatccaggtcaatctcattggatggaa contains:
- the LOC104110022 gene encoding transcription factor bHLH96-like codes for the protein MALEAVTQQQQYLYALLGTANWDGGSGSGSGFDYHNNEAFEYLENNQNVGEAQEYEDYSNWNLPPPLLVDSQNDFNQWGQNSSTYVLDHNFTIPDQLLQLESPVEMSSTTRPRRRRTRSKKNQEEVESQRMTHIAVERNRRKQMNEYLSVLRTLMPQSYVQRGDQASIVSGAINYVKELEQQLQFLSGQKHSNDEKLQNVMGETSPFSEFFSIPQYSTTMTAATSENGGSGNEYYRNQQLAATADIEVTMVENHANLKIRSKRRPRLLPRIISGLESLMLSVLHLNVSKVDQFVLCSLSLKVEEDCKLSSVEDIAAVVNQILGRIHEEALLA